The proteins below are encoded in one region of Ereboglobus luteus:
- a CDS encoding dihydrodipicolinate synthase family protein, producing MSNNNPSFHITGLIAAPFTPFDAKGRLKLGVIPKLVKYYKATGVSGAFVCGTTGEGASMSNEERFAVAEAWGAAMKGSGLKLIVHVGHNSLPESCALAAHAEKIGADAIATIAPSFFRPEGVDGLVEWCKKVATAAPKTPFYYYHMPSMSGVNVATADFLPLAAKNIRTFGGIKFTHENIMDYGLTLAAAGDKYDILFGRDEILLSALVMGAKGAVGSTYNYASALYNRVIAAYNAGDMKAAAAWQLESMKFIQAFCKHGGMNANKAILGLLGMDCGPVRPPMTPITKDKIAAMKADLEKIGFFDSVRP from the coding sequence ATGAGTAACAACAATCCCTCATTTCATATAACCGGATTAATTGCCGCGCCCTTCACGCCTTTTGACGCCAAGGGACGGCTGAAACTGGGCGTCATTCCCAAGCTGGTAAAATATTACAAGGCGACCGGCGTGAGCGGCGCGTTTGTTTGCGGCACGACAGGGGAGGGCGCCTCCATGTCCAACGAGGAGCGCTTCGCGGTGGCGGAGGCGTGGGGCGCGGCCATGAAGGGCTCGGGGCTCAAGCTGATCGTCCACGTGGGGCACAACAGCCTGCCGGAAAGTTGCGCGCTCGCCGCGCATGCCGAGAAAATCGGCGCGGACGCCATCGCCACAATCGCCCCGTCTTTTTTCCGCCCCGAGGGTGTGGACGGGCTTGTAGAGTGGTGCAAGAAAGTCGCGACTGCCGCGCCCAAGACGCCATTTTATTATTATCACATGCCATCGATGTCCGGCGTGAATGTTGCCACGGCGGACTTCCTTCCGCTTGCCGCAAAAAACATCCGGACATTCGGTGGCATCAAGTTTACGCACGAAAACATAATGGACTACGGGCTCACGCTGGCCGCCGCCGGGGACAAGTATGACATTCTTTTTGGCCGCGATGAAATCCTGCTTTCCGCGCTTGTAATGGGCGCGAAGGGCGCGGTCGGCAGCACTTATAATTATGCCTCCGCATTATATAATCGCGTGATCGCCGCCTACAATGCGGGTGATATGAAGGCCGCGGCGGCATGGCAGCTCGAGTCCATGAAATTCATCCAGGCCTTCTGCAAGCACGGCGGAATGAACGCAAACAAAGCCATCCTTGGACTGCTTGGCATGGATTGCGGCCCCGTTCGCCCGCCGATGACGCCCATAACGAAAGACAAGATTGCGGCGATGAAGGCGGACTTGGAAAAAATCGGATTCTTCGACTCCGTTCGTCCATAA
- a CDS encoding sialidase family protein codes for MILIHGMVAAPGFETREIFPSAPDNKPNYRIPSIIRAPNGDTLAIVEKRNHGIGDVGNTDIVMRSSSDLGKTWSGIRVILDDGPNTCGDITPCVDWDTKRLYVFFLRDKKRFCYIYSEDSGKTWSGMVDIHASVTKPEWETVGLKPGRARDSSVDRKTGKTSKAAEWKRNWMQRYGIGPGSAATQLRTGPLKGRLIVPARHNEQVGKSLVGFTHVFHSDDHGKTWRLGASNIIKYGNESRLVELANGDLMINARSGHAASGPDNHRRLVAISRDGGNTWPVVYKDEGLVSLPCEASILTYRHENSANNGLVLFANPASPFRQEKHPYGRYNITVRWSRDNGATWSAGRPIYPHTGSYTDLTVLADGSIGMIYERGEKGSVKYWDSLHFVRFNLEWLFAPPHTTWDP; via the coding sequence ATGATTCTGATCCACGGTATGGTCGCCGCGCCGGGTTTTGAGACGCGGGAGATTTTCCCGAGCGCGCCTGACAACAAGCCGAATTACCGGATTCCATCCATCATCCGCGCGCCGAATGGTGACACGCTTGCCATTGTGGAAAAACGCAATCACGGCATCGGCGACGTGGGCAACACGGATATTGTCATGCGCTCCAGTTCCGACTTGGGGAAAACATGGTCCGGAATTCGAGTCATTCTCGACGACGGTCCGAACACCTGCGGCGACATTACACCGTGCGTGGATTGGGACACAAAGCGCTTGTATGTATTTTTCCTGAGGGACAAGAAACGGTTTTGTTATATATATTCGGAAGATTCCGGAAAAACGTGGTCCGGCATGGTTGACATACACGCTTCCGTGACCAAACCGGAATGGGAAACCGTGGGATTAAAACCCGGCCGGGCGCGCGATTCCAGTGTGGATCGCAAAACCGGAAAAACGTCCAAGGCCGCCGAATGGAAGCGCAATTGGATGCAGCGCTACGGCATCGGTCCCGGAAGCGCGGCGACACAATTGCGAACCGGCCCGCTAAAGGGCCGGCTGATTGTTCCCGCCCGCCACAACGAGCAAGTCGGCAAATCGCTTGTCGGGTTCACGCATGTGTTCCATTCGGATGACCATGGAAAAACGTGGCGGTTGGGCGCGTCCAATATCATCAAATATGGCAATGAGAGCAGGCTGGTTGAATTGGCAAACGGCGACCTCATGATAAATGCGCGCAGCGGGCACGCGGCCTCCGGACCGGACAATCATCGGCGGCTTGTTGCGATCAGCCGTGATGGCGGAAACACATGGCCGGTTGTGTATAAGGACGAGGGTTTGGTGAGCCTGCCCTGCGAGGCGTCCATATTGACATATCGCCATGAAAACTCCGCGAACAACGGGCTTGTTTTGTTTGCAAATCCCGCGTCGCCCTTTCGTCAGGAGAAACACCCCTACGGCCGCTACAATATCACGGTGCGCTGGAGCCGAGACAACGGCGCGACGTGGAGCGCGGGGCGTCCGATATATCCCCACACCGGTTCCTACACCGACCTCACTGTGCTTGCCGACGGCAGCATCGGGATGATCTACGAGCGCGGCGAAAAAGGCTCGGTCAAATATTGGGATTCGCTACACTTTGTCCGCTTCAACCTGGAGTGGCTTTTCGCCCCGCCGCACACGACATGGGATCCGTGA
- a CDS encoding dihydrodipicolinate synthase family protein produces the protein MKPLSAKEIRGNWATLLLPILPDDSIDYDLLGAELDYFINARVSGVYSNGSAGEFYTQTEDEFDRINALLAEKCNAAGMPFQIGAAHPCAQIARERIRRAKSLAPSAYQVTLPDWFPPTIEEVIDFIQVMAAEAAPIPLIVYNPPHAKRKLSPAEWAIIAEQVPGVAGMKVPGGDEAWYAEMKPLMERFSIFIPGHHLHMGLARGAHGAYSNVACLSPKFAQSWYELCVSDPMAGSALGARVMKFWEENIAPVITKYGRSNMAADKTAAVAGNWLPTMTTRLRWPYKSMPDDMAWEIGKVARSVLPEAF, from the coding sequence ATGAAACCCCTTTCAGCAAAAGAAATTCGAGGCAACTGGGCGACGCTGTTGCTGCCGATATTGCCTGATGACTCCATCGACTATGATTTGCTCGGCGCCGAACTGGACTATTTTATAAACGCGCGGGTGAGCGGCGTGTATTCCAACGGAAGCGCGGGGGAGTTTTATACACAAACGGAGGATGAATTTGATCGGATAAACGCGCTGCTTGCCGAAAAATGCAATGCCGCCGGGATGCCTTTCCAAATTGGCGCGGCGCATCCATGCGCGCAGATCGCGAGGGAGCGCATCCGCCGCGCGAAATCGCTCGCCCCGTCCGCATATCAGGTGACGCTCCCCGACTGGTTTCCGCCTACAATCGAGGAGGTAATAGATTTTATCCAAGTGATGGCCGCGGAAGCCGCGCCCATTCCGCTGATTGTTTATAATCCGCCGCACGCAAAACGAAAACTCTCGCCCGCCGAGTGGGCGATTATCGCGGAGCAAGTGCCGGGAGTGGCGGGCATGAAGGTGCCCGGGGGCGATGAGGCGTGGTATGCGGAAATGAAGCCGCTCATGGAGCGTTTTTCCATATTCATACCGGGGCATCATTTGCACATGGGGCTGGCGCGCGGAGCGCACGGCGCGTATTCCAACGTGGCCTGCCTCAGCCCGAAGTTCGCGCAGTCTTGGTATGAACTTTGTGTGTCGGACCCCATGGCCGGGAGTGCGCTAGGCGCGCGTGTCATGAAATTCTGGGAGGAAAACATCGCGCCCGTCATCACGAAATACGGGCGCAGCAACATGGCCGCGGACAAGACCGCAGCGGTCGCAGGCAACTGGCTCCCCACGATGACCACCCGGTTGCGCTGGCCCTACAAGAGCATGCCGGATGACATGGCCTGGGAAATCGGCAAGGTCGCGCGATCCGTGCTTCCAGAGGCGTTTTAA